Proteins from one Candidatus Poribacteria bacterium genomic window:
- the guaB gene encoding IMP dehydrogenase translates to METKISDVFPPKFAKEGLTFDDVLLIPAESDVLPDQVDTSTQLTRNLRLNIPICSAPMDTVTESTLAIAIAREGGIGIIHYNCTIDEQVSEVDRVKRSESGMITDPITLTKDKTIRDALAVTARYHIGGVPIVTTDGYLVGLITNRDLKYEDNLDLPVTERMTPKERLITAAEGITLDKAKEILHRSRKEKLPIVDEDFRLCGLITIKDIDKVQMFPQACKDSAGRLRVGAAVLPSTPLENVDRLVEAGVDVLVLDTAHGHSKNVIRSTEYIKSHFPDVELAAGNVVTPEGTRSLIDAGADAVKIGVGPGSICTTRVVAGVSIPQITAIYDCAQEADKADVPIIADGGIRYSGDIAKAIGAGASSVMIGSLLAGTDESPGDTVIYQGRTYKIHRGMGSLGALRKRSAQLSDDGSEDVSKLVPRGIEGRVPHKGKLSNFVYQLVGGIRSAMGYCGASDIEVLRRDTQFVRMSSSGYRESHPHDIDITEEAPNYTVANLNS, encoded by the coding sequence ATGGAGACCAAAATTTCCGATGTCTTCCCCCCGAAATTCGCAAAAGAAGGGTTAACTTTTGACGATGTTTTGCTGATTCCGGCTGAATCGGATGTGCTACCGGATCAAGTGGATACAAGTACGCAGCTGACGCGTAATCTGCGGCTGAACATTCCTATCTGCAGTGCTCCTATGGATACTGTCACCGAATCTACCCTTGCCATTGCGATCGCACGCGAGGGAGGCATCGGAATAATTCACTACAATTGCACTATTGACGAACAGGTATCTGAGGTTGATCGGGTGAAACGGTCGGAAAGCGGTATGATTACCGATCCAATTACACTGACGAAAGATAAGACAATCCGAGACGCGTTAGCGGTGACAGCACGCTACCATATCGGTGGCGTACCTATCGTTACCACAGATGGGTATCTCGTCGGTTTAATTACCAATCGCGATCTCAAGTATGAAGATAATCTTGATCTTCCTGTAACCGAACGGATGACACCAAAAGAGAGACTGATTACTGCTGCAGAAGGAATTACACTCGATAAAGCGAAAGAAATACTCCACAGATCTCGGAAAGAAAAACTGCCGATTGTGGATGAAGATTTTCGGCTCTGTGGGTTGATTACTATCAAAGATATTGACAAAGTGCAGATGTTTCCACAAGCGTGTAAGGACAGTGCTGGACGTTTACGTGTTGGTGCCGCTGTTCTGCCCTCAACTCCATTGGAAAATGTTGACAGATTGGTGGAAGCTGGCGTGGATGTGCTTGTATTAGATACGGCACACGGTCATTCCAAAAACGTAATCCGCTCGACAGAATACATCAAATCACATTTTCCAGATGTTGAACTCGCCGCTGGGAATGTTGTTACACCTGAAGGGACACGAAGCCTTATTGATGCGGGGGCAGACGCAGTGAAGATCGGTGTTGGTCCGGGTTCTATTTGCACAACCCGTGTTGTGGCAGGGGTCAGTATTCCTCAGATCACAGCAATTTACGATTGTGCGCAGGAAGCGGATAAAGCAGACGTACCAATTATCGCCGATGGTGGTATCCGCTATTCTGGAGACATCGCGAAAGCCATTGGGGCTGGTGCCAGTTCTGTGATGATCGGCAGTTTGCTCGCTGGAACTGATGAAAGCCCTGGAGATACCGTCATCTATCAGGGAAGAACATATAAGATTCACCGCGGAATGGGTTCGTTAGGCGCGTTACGGAAGCGAAGTGCTCAACTCTCAGACGATGGTAGCGAAGATGTGTCTAAACTTGTGCCGCGTGGCATTGAAGGACGTGTTCCACACAAGGGCAAACTCAGCAATTTTGTTTATCAATTAGTTGGTGGTATCCGTTCTGCAATGGGGTATTGCGGAGCTTCGGATATTGAGGTGTTACGGCGGGATACCCAATTTGTGCGGATGTCGAGCAGCGGTTACCGCGAAAGCCATCCCCACGATATTGATATTACCGAGGAAGCACCCAATTACACGGTAGCGAACCTTAACTCATAA
- a CDS encoding NADH-quinone oxidoreductase subunit I, with protein sequence MKVNEEMSFWDRLYIPALIKGMFTTLKHIPKKKLTYQYPEDPRSVDERNDRYRGIHKLTTTEKDEIKCVACFLCATACPADCITIQAAPAPEGWQTKEGYQREKYPDVFEINMLRCIFCGYCVEACPEDAIRMTGLTLPQYFRERQKEGESLGSSRNDFIFDRDMLVANNDIPQEGLSVEAK encoded by the coding sequence ATGAAAGTTAACGAAGAGATGTCGTTTTGGGATAGACTCTATATCCCTGCGTTGATTAAGGGGATGTTTACCACGTTGAAGCATATCCCGAAAAAGAAGTTGACATATCAATACCCTGAAGATCCGAGGAGTGTGGATGAACGGAACGATCGGTATCGCGGCATTCACAAACTGACGACAACAGAAAAAGATGAGATTAAATGCGTCGCATGTTTCTTGTGCGCGACTGCCTGTCCTGCTGATTGTATCACGATTCAGGCGGCACCGGCACCGGAAGGTTGGCAAACCAAAGAGGGGTATCAGCGTGAAAAATACCCCGATGTTTTTGAAATCAACATGTTGCGTTGTATCTTTTGTGGGTATTGTGTAGAGGCTTGCCCTGAAGATGCTATCCGAATGACAGGCTTAACGCTCCCGCAATATTTCCGTGAACGTCAAAAAGAGGGAGAAAGTCTTGGAAGTTCCCGCAATGACTTCATCTTTGATCGGGATATGCTCGTCGCTAACAACGACATCCCGCAAGAGGGACTTAGTGTGGAAGCGAAGTAG
- a CDS encoding MT-A70 family methyltransferase has translation MASYAPFPNKKYDIIYADPPWDYKGQLQHTGSGGKDSGGAIRHYPTVPVSEMKTWDVASISKENCLLFMWSSSPHLDQAIQLGKAWGFRWATVAFVWDKQRPNPGFYTMSQCELCLVFRRGRIPQPRGARNMRQLVQVKRTRHSEKPDAVRERIEKMFPHQCKIELFARKQFQGWDAWGLEILESS, from the coding sequence ATGGCATCATACGCTCCGTTCCCGAATAAGAAGTACGATATTATATATGCGGATCCTCCGTGGGACTATAAGGGGCAGCTCCAACACACGGGAAGTGGTGGTAAAGACAGCGGCGGCGCGATTCGACATTATCCCACTGTACCCGTATCGGAGATGAAAACGTGGGATGTCGCTTCAATCAGCAAAGAGAATTGTCTGCTTTTTATGTGGAGTTCCTCTCCGCATCTTGATCAGGCAATTCAGCTTGGTAAGGCGTGGGGGTTTCGGTGGGCAACAGTTGCCTTCGTCTGGGATAAGCAACGCCCAAACCCTGGGTTCTATACGATGAGTCAGTGCGAATTATGCCTCGTTTTTAGACGCGGTAGAATTCCGCAACCGCGAGGTGCGAGAAATATGAGGCAACTCGTTCAGGTTAAACGGACACGCCATTCTGAAAAGCCCGATGCCGTGCGCGAACGAATTGAGAAAATGTTTCCACACCAGTGTAAGATTGAATTGTTCGCGCGAAAACAGTTCCAAGGTTGGGACGCATGGGGACTTGAGATTCTTGAGTCTTCGTGA